In a single window of the Anabas testudineus chromosome 19, fAnaTes1.2, whole genome shotgun sequence genome:
- the si:dkey-21c1.1 gene encoding protein FAM104A-like, producing MLTDNRKRHRSCDSEEDKQLSPQAKRSGGGPSLLLSDLDSESSSSDSSNGISSPERAIVVSTRPCIHSQNNRITQHSLSPKPEDSASSLQHGFHGDGSNVSYDYINRVLREAHFSSLQTRGRPGST from the exons ATGCTGACTGACAACAG GAAGAGACATCGTAGTTgtgacagtgaggaggacaaaCAGCTGAGTCCTCAGGCCAAGAGGTCAGGAGGTGGTCCCAGCCTCCTTCTGTCAGATTTGGACTCAGAG tcttccagcagtgacagcagcaatGGGATCAGTAGTCCAGAGAGAGCAATAGTGGTCAGCACCAGGCCATGTATACACAGCCAGAACAACCGCATCACCCAGCACTCTCTCAGCCCAAAGCCTGAAGACTCTGCCAGCTCCTTGCAGCATGGTTTCCATGGTGACGGAAGCAATGTCTCTTATGACTACATCAACAGAGTCCTTAGGGAGGCGCATTTCAGTAGTCTTCAGACCAGAGGACGTCCAGGCTCAACATGA
- the LOC113156411 gene encoding archaemetzincin-2 isoform X1: MMEVIQHSGEELQKALVSNCQDLVKLYRKHTKEEKCLLEEGLHPGPTHLFQPITVHSDSDWIPAHPEEPQDFESFYRDPYRKSPSASHNTIYIQTIGSFGEAGFQTDQYVDWLREYCQAFFYGLSVKLLPAVSVAETGCTFRVNSNSHNLQILTGDLLRFLSKRKPTDAFCIVGITMIDLYPKDSWNFVFGQASLSMGMGVFSFARYDDNFYSRNYAGRLKKHLQPKQGNYSVFDGYYTPPITSTLLLRSCKTMTHEIGHMFGIKHCQWMSCVMQGSNHLEESDRRPLDFCPICLRKLQVSINFKISGRYKALLHWIEEDPSPASRSEDASACHSALLFPKPTEAFHTSKLWLRRCLDILEKR, encoded by the exons ATG ATGGAAGTGATCCAGCACTCTGGGGAGGAACTCCAAAAAGCTTTGGTGTCTAATTGTCAGGACTTGGTCAAACTTTACAGAAAgcacacaaaagaagaaaagtgtcTTCTGGAGGAAGGACTCCACCCGGGGCCAACCCACCTTTTCCAGCCCATCACGGTGCACTCTGATTCAGACTGGATCCCTGCTCACCCAGAGGAGCCTCAAGACTTTGAGAGCTTCTACAGAGACCCTTACCGCAAGTCTCCTAGTGCAAGCCACAATACTATTTATATTCAAACCATAG GCTCCTTTGGGGAGGCAGGGTTCCAGACAGACCAGTATGTGGACTGGCTTAGAGAATACTGCCAGGCCTTCTTCTATGGCCTTTCTGTCAAATTGCTGCCAGCCGTTTCTGTGGCTGAAACAGGATGCACTTTCAGAGTTAACAGTAACTCTCACAACCTTCAGATCCTCACCG GTGATCTGTTACGGTTTCTGAGCAAACGGAAACCAACAGATGCTTTTTGTATAGTTGGAATCACAATGATTGACCTGTATCCTAAAGACTCCTGGAACTTTGTCTTTGGACAAGCATCTCTCAGCATGG GAATGGGTGTTTTCAGCTTTGCAAGATATGACGACAATTTCTACTCCAGAAACTATGCTGGGAGACTTAAGAAACATCTTCAGCCAAAGCAGGGGAACTATTCTGTGTTTGATGGCTACTATACTCCACCCATCACCAGCACTCTGTTACTTCGATCCTGCAAG aCAATGACCCATGAGATTGGTCATATGTTTGGAATAAAGCATTGCCAGTGGATGAGCTGTGTCATGCAGGGCTCCAACCATCTGGAGGAGTCTGATCGCAGGCCCCTGGATTTTTGCCCCATTTGCCTTCGCAAGCTACAGGTCTCAATCAACTTCAAAATAAGTGGAAGATACAAG GCCTTACTGCACTGGATAGAGGAGGATCCGAGTCCAGCATCCAGATCAGAGGACGCCTCTGCCTGTCACTCAGCTCTCCTTTTTCCCAAACCCACTGAAGCCTTTCATACATCCAAACTGTGGCTTCGCAGGTGCCTGGACATATTGGAGAAAAGATGA
- the LOC113156411 gene encoding archaemetzincin-2 isoform X2 — MEVIQHSGEELQKALVSNCQDLVKLYRKHTKEEKCLLEEGLHPGPTHLFQPITVHSDSDWIPAHPEEPQDFESFYRDPYRKSPSASHNTIYIQTIGSFGEAGFQTDQYVDWLREYCQAFFYGLSVKLLPAVSVAETGCTFRVNSNSHNLQILTGDLLRFLSKRKPTDAFCIVGITMIDLYPKDSWNFVFGQASLSMGMGVFSFARYDDNFYSRNYAGRLKKHLQPKQGNYSVFDGYYTPPITSTLLLRSCKTMTHEIGHMFGIKHCQWMSCVMQGSNHLEESDRRPLDFCPICLRKLQVSINFKISGRYKALLHWIEEDPSPASRSEDASACHSALLFPKPTEAFHTSKLWLRRCLDILEKR, encoded by the exons ATGGAAGTGATCCAGCACTCTGGGGAGGAACTCCAAAAAGCTTTGGTGTCTAATTGTCAGGACTTGGTCAAACTTTACAGAAAgcacacaaaagaagaaaagtgtcTTCTGGAGGAAGGACTCCACCCGGGGCCAACCCACCTTTTCCAGCCCATCACGGTGCACTCTGATTCAGACTGGATCCCTGCTCACCCAGAGGAGCCTCAAGACTTTGAGAGCTTCTACAGAGACCCTTACCGCAAGTCTCCTAGTGCAAGCCACAATACTATTTATATTCAAACCATAG GCTCCTTTGGGGAGGCAGGGTTCCAGACAGACCAGTATGTGGACTGGCTTAGAGAATACTGCCAGGCCTTCTTCTATGGCCTTTCTGTCAAATTGCTGCCAGCCGTTTCTGTGGCTGAAACAGGATGCACTTTCAGAGTTAACAGTAACTCTCACAACCTTCAGATCCTCACCG GTGATCTGTTACGGTTTCTGAGCAAACGGAAACCAACAGATGCTTTTTGTATAGTTGGAATCACAATGATTGACCTGTATCCTAAAGACTCCTGGAACTTTGTCTTTGGACAAGCATCTCTCAGCATGG GAATGGGTGTTTTCAGCTTTGCAAGATATGACGACAATTTCTACTCCAGAAACTATGCTGGGAGACTTAAGAAACATCTTCAGCCAAAGCAGGGGAACTATTCTGTGTTTGATGGCTACTATACTCCACCCATCACCAGCACTCTGTTACTTCGATCCTGCAAG aCAATGACCCATGAGATTGGTCATATGTTTGGAATAAAGCATTGCCAGTGGATGAGCTGTGTCATGCAGGGCTCCAACCATCTGGAGGAGTCTGATCGCAGGCCCCTGGATTTTTGCCCCATTTGCCTTCGCAAGCTACAGGTCTCAATCAACTTCAAAATAAGTGGAAGATACAAG GCCTTACTGCACTGGATAGAGGAGGATCCGAGTCCAGCATCCAGATCAGAGGACGCCTCTGCCTGTCACTCAGCTCTCCTTTTTCCCAAACCCACTGAAGCCTTTCATACATCCAAACTGTGGCTTCGCAGGTGCCTGGACATATTGGAGAAAAGATGA
- the LOC113156402 gene encoding monocarboxylate transporter 7-like isoform X1, giving the protein MASWGVKRRCFLGPNVYPEAPDGGWGWVVAVAFFLVEVFTYGTIKSFGIFLQDLMDEFKETNSRISWIISICVFVMTFNGPLSSMLTNRFGFQLVVMTGGLLISAGTIATSFTSSVNQMYITYGLIAGMGYCLTFLPTVSILSQYFTRRRSLVTAVASTGESLSMFALAPAFSALKDRIGWRHTMAVIGALQSTIIICGALLRPIIIKPRGTHEPQGDRSSPKELEGLSTQENVEGTKTEDSLTNNSSHEQNASYNDSELIRGSVSTGDSGVQSLKDTDSSNTEEKNLLHKEAWSETEQKSVENGNADIRELENEGEKKDQDTEKQAMQCEKHKPSAAKNTKLLDFSILREHSFIFYSLFGLFATLGFFAPQLYIIELSVSRGVEWERATYMLSTMAVAEIFGRFTIGWVLTRKQFSKKKLLVLLACVIIMTADLVGFTLVTEVYGLAVCCALYGFFMGTLACTHIPMLAEDDVVGIERMSSAAGVYVFIHSFAGLAGPPLGGVLVDMTQNYGSAFYSCAIGMGLSALFLGLVKPAKRGLLCRKRNLKHPEDTRGRETDCEEQSAVQDPHNRTDSPGECSKVHENLDHNQMSVRSDGQDVIRFA; this is encoded by the exons ATGGCATCTTGGGGCGTCAAGAGACGGTGTTTCTTGGGGCCCAATGTGTACCCAGAGGCCCCTGATGGAGGATGGGGATGGGTGGTTGCCGTGGCCTTCTTCTTAGTGGAGGTTTTCACCTATGGCACCATCAAGAGCTTTGGCATCTTCCTCCAGGACCTGATGGATGAGTTTAAAGAGACCAACAGTAGAATCTCTTGGATTAtttccatctgtgtgtttgttatgacTTTTAATG GTCCTCTCTCCTCCATGCTGACTAACCGCTTTGGGTTTCAACTTGTTGTGATGACTGGTGGATTACTTATTTCTGCGGGAACCATTGCCACCAGCTTTACCAGCTCCGTCAATCAAATGTACATCACCTATGGATTAATTGCAG GTATGGGCTACTGTCTGACCTTCCTGCCCACTGTGTCCATCCTGTCCCAGTACTTCACTCGTCGACGATCTCTAGTCACAGCTGTGGCGTCCACCGGCGAGTCTCTGTCCATGTTTGCCCTGGCACCAG CCTTTTCTGCACTGAAAGACCGTATTGGCTGGCGACATACCATGGCAGTGATAGGAGCATTACAAAGCACTATTATCATTTGTGGTGCTCTGCTTCGGCCAATAATTATCAAACCCCGGGGGACCCATGAGCCACAAGGGGACAGGTCATCACCAAAGGAACTGGAAGGCCTCTCTACACAGGAAAATGTAGAAGGCACAAAAACTGAGGACTCTTTGACCAACAATAGCTCACACGAACAAAATGCCTCGTACAATGACAGTGAGTTGATCAGAGGTTCTGTGAGCACTGGAGACTCTGGTGTCCAGTCACTAAAGGACACAGATAGCAgcaacacagaggagaagaatttATTGCACAAAGAAGCATGGtcagagacagaacagaagtCTGTGGAAAACGGCAATGCAGATATTAGAGAACTTGAAAATGAGGGGGAGAAAAAGGACcaagacacagagaaacaagcAATGCAGTGTGAGAAACATAAACCAAGTGCTGCAAAGAATACAAAACTACTAGATTTCTCCATTCTCAGAGAGCACAGCTTCATTTTCTACTCTCTGTTTGGACTGTTTGCCACTCTTGGCTTCTTCGCCCCTCAGCTGTACATCATTGAGCTGAGTGTGAGTCGTGGCGTGGAGTGGGAGCGAGCCACCTACATGCTCTCTACTATGGCTGTGGCTGAAATCTTTGGACGATTTACCATTGGGTGGGTCCTGACACGGAAGCAGTTCTCCAAGAAGAAACTTCTTGTGCTTCTGGCATGTGTAATTATAATGACTGCAGATCTGGTGGGATTTACTTTGGTTACGGAGGTCTATGGCCTGGCTGTGTGCTGCGCTTTGTATGGCTTCTTTATGGGAACCTTAGCATGTACCCACATCCCCATGCTTGCTGAGGATGATGTGGTGGGCATAGAGAGGATGTCTTCAGCTGCTGGCGTCTACGTGTTCATACATAGCTTTGCTGGGCTGGCTGGACCCCCACTTGGAG GTGTGCTAGTGGATATGACTCAGAATTACGGATCAGCCTTCTACTCTTGTGCTATTGGCATGGGACTGAGTGCATTATTCTTGGGTTTGGTGAAACCTGCTAAGAGAGGATTACTCTGTAGAAAGAGGAATTTAAAACACCCTGAAGATACACGTGGAAGGGAAACAGACTGCGAAGAACAGAGTGCAGTGCAGGACCCACACAATAGGACTGACAGTCCAGGGGAATGCTCCAAAGTACATGAAAACTTGGACCACAACCAGATGAGTGTCAGGAGTGATGGCCAAGATGTTATACGTTTTGCTTGA
- the LOC113156402 gene encoding monocarboxylate transporter 7-like isoform X2: protein MASWGVKRRCFLGPNVYPEAPDGGWGWVVAVAFFLVEVFTYGTIKSFGIFLQDLMDEFKETNSRISWIISICVFVMTFNGPLSSMLTNRFGFQLVVMTGGLLISAGTIATSFTSSVNQMYITYGLIAGMGYCLTFLPTVSILSQYFTRRRSLVTAVASTGESLSMFALAPAFSALKDRIGWRHTMAVIGALQSTIIICGALLRPIIIKPRGTHEPQGDRSSPKELEGLSTQENVEGTKTEDSLTNNSSHEQNASYNDSELIRGSVSTGDSGVQSLKDTDSSNTEEKNLLHKEAWSETEQKSVENGNADIRELENEGEKKDQDTEKQAMQCEKHKPSAAKNTKLLDFSILREHSFIFYSLFGLFATLGFFAPQLYIIELSVSRGVEWERATYMLSTMAVAEIFGRFTIGWVLTRKQFSKKKLLVLLACVIIMTADLVGFTLVTEVYGLAVCCALYGFFMGTLACTHIPMLAEDDVVGIERMSSAAGVYVFIHSFAGLAGPPLGG, encoded by the exons ATGGCATCTTGGGGCGTCAAGAGACGGTGTTTCTTGGGGCCCAATGTGTACCCAGAGGCCCCTGATGGAGGATGGGGATGGGTGGTTGCCGTGGCCTTCTTCTTAGTGGAGGTTTTCACCTATGGCACCATCAAGAGCTTTGGCATCTTCCTCCAGGACCTGATGGATGAGTTTAAAGAGACCAACAGTAGAATCTCTTGGATTAtttccatctgtgtgtttgttatgacTTTTAATG GTCCTCTCTCCTCCATGCTGACTAACCGCTTTGGGTTTCAACTTGTTGTGATGACTGGTGGATTACTTATTTCTGCGGGAACCATTGCCACCAGCTTTACCAGCTCCGTCAATCAAATGTACATCACCTATGGATTAATTGCAG GTATGGGCTACTGTCTGACCTTCCTGCCCACTGTGTCCATCCTGTCCCAGTACTTCACTCGTCGACGATCTCTAGTCACAGCTGTGGCGTCCACCGGCGAGTCTCTGTCCATGTTTGCCCTGGCACCAG CCTTTTCTGCACTGAAAGACCGTATTGGCTGGCGACATACCATGGCAGTGATAGGAGCATTACAAAGCACTATTATCATTTGTGGTGCTCTGCTTCGGCCAATAATTATCAAACCCCGGGGGACCCATGAGCCACAAGGGGACAGGTCATCACCAAAGGAACTGGAAGGCCTCTCTACACAGGAAAATGTAGAAGGCACAAAAACTGAGGACTCTTTGACCAACAATAGCTCACACGAACAAAATGCCTCGTACAATGACAGTGAGTTGATCAGAGGTTCTGTGAGCACTGGAGACTCTGGTGTCCAGTCACTAAAGGACACAGATAGCAgcaacacagaggagaagaatttATTGCACAAAGAAGCATGGtcagagacagaacagaagtCTGTGGAAAACGGCAATGCAGATATTAGAGAACTTGAAAATGAGGGGGAGAAAAAGGACcaagacacagagaaacaagcAATGCAGTGTGAGAAACATAAACCAAGTGCTGCAAAGAATACAAAACTACTAGATTTCTCCATTCTCAGAGAGCACAGCTTCATTTTCTACTCTCTGTTTGGACTGTTTGCCACTCTTGGCTTCTTCGCCCCTCAGCTGTACATCATTGAGCTGAGTGTGAGTCGTGGCGTGGAGTGGGAGCGAGCCACCTACATGCTCTCTACTATGGCTGTGGCTGAAATCTTTGGACGATTTACCATTGGGTGGGTCCTGACACGGAAGCAGTTCTCCAAGAAGAAACTTCTTGTGCTTCTGGCATGTGTAATTATAATGACTGCAGATCTGGTGGGATTTACTTTGGTTACGGAGGTCTATGGCCTGGCTGTGTGCTGCGCTTTGTATGGCTTCTTTATGGGAACCTTAGCATGTACCCACATCCCCATGCTTGCTGAGGATGATGTGGTGGGCATAGAGAGGATGTCTTCAGCTGCTGGCGTCTACGTGTTCATACATAGCTTTGCTGGGCTGGCTGGACCCCCACTTGGAGGTTAG
- the arsg gene encoding arylsulfatase G: MAEALSQLLLFGMLLCGLLFHTVSQHGTRVDEYSKKPNFIIILADDIGWGDLDVNRPEEKLNNTPYLNLMAEQGLRLTDFHSPASTCSPSRAAILTGRYGLRNGVTHNFAVDSVAGLPLSEVTLPQLLQKAGYYTAMIGKWHLGHNGSYGPTNRGFDYYLGIPYSNDMGCSDIPGYNLPQCLPCDRYGPQVLRLKRSVHKGCYSKVGLPLIENSSIVEQPLDLWTLTEQYKSAATRIIRNAREQGQPYLLYIALAHMHVPLAPPLSPDACSSTPNGGKVYAASLREMDSLVGAVKSASDDTNKNNTLIWFTGDNGPWEKKCQYAGSVGPFTGKWQTSRGGGSAKQTTWEGGHRVPTVAYWPGRIPANTTSSALLSGMDIFPTLLSLAGVIPPSSRRYDGIDATSVLLHGEQTGHEFLFHPNSGAAGRFGDLQAVRTGKHKAFYITGAAEACGGATGRQQLHDPPLVFDLEWDKSEETPLEVGTPEYKAVAERIARRREELLWDIATDKSVSTADYSTDKSAAPCCDPRHTVCRCHTQG, encoded by the exons ATGGCAGAAGCTCTTTCCCAGCTTCTTCTGTTTGGGATGCTGCTGTGTGGGCTGCTGTTCCACACTGTGTCCCAACATGGAACCAGAGTTGATGAGTACAGTAAGAAGCCAAACTTTATCATTATACTGGCAGACGATATAGGCTGGGGGGACCTGGATGTTAACCGGCCTGAAGAAAAGCTAAACAACACACCTTACCTCAACCTGATGGCAGAGCAAGGACTAAG ATTGACAGACTTTCATTCCCCTGCATCAACCTGCTCCCCTTCCCGTGCTGCCATTCTGACAGGCCGCTATGGCCTAAGAAATGGAGTGACTCATAACTTTGCTGTGGACTCTGTAGCTGGCCTACCTCTCTCTGAAGTGACATTACCACAGCTTCTACAGAAGGCAGGCTATTACACCGCCATGATTGGGAAATGGCATCTGGGCCACAATGGATCATATGGTCCAACTAACAGAG GTTTTGACTACTACTTAGGTATTCCATACAGTAATGACATGGGCTGCTCTGATATACCAGGATATAACCTGCCCCAGTGCCTCCCCTGTGACAGATATGGACCTCAGGTGTTAAG GTTGAAGAGGAGTGTACATAAAGGTTGTTATTCCAAAGTGGGTCTTCCCCTAATTGAAAACAGCAGTATAGTGGAGCAGCCGCTTGACCTGTGGACGCTAACAGAACAATACAAATCTGCTGCAACCAGAATTATACGCAATGCAag AGAGCAAGGACAGCCATATCTTCTCTACATAGCGCTGGCTCACATGCATGTTCCCCTGGCCCCTCCACTTTCTCCAGATGCCTGCTCCTCCACTCCAAATGGTGGCAAAGTGTATGCTGCCAGCCTGCGAGAGATGGACAGCCTGGTGGGGGCAGTAAAGAGTGCTTCTgatgacacaaataaaaacaataccCTCATCTGGTTCACTG GTGACAATGGTCCGTGGGAAAAAAAGTGCCAGTACGCAGGAAGTGTTGGACCTTTCACAGGAAAGTGGCAAACTAGCAGAG GCGGAGGCTCAGCCAAGCAGACCACCTGGGAGGGAGGTCACAGGGTGCCAACAGTGGCCTACTGGCCTGGAAGGATCCCTGCAAACACCACTAGCTCTGCCCTGCTCag TGGTATGGACATCTTCCCAACACTTCTATCCCTGGCGGGGGTAATTCCCCCTTCTAGTAGACGATATGATGGAATCGATGCCACAAGTGTACTTCTGCATGGTGAACAGACTGGTCATGAG TTTCTTTTCCATCCTAATAGTGGCGCTGCAGGGAGGTTTGGTGACCTGCAGGCAGTTCGAACAGGGAAACACAAAGCTTTCTACATAACAG GTGCAGCTGAGGCATGTGGTGGTGCAACTGGAAGGCAGCAGCTCCATGACCCACCATTGGTATTTGATCTAGAGTGGGACAAATCGGAAGAAACACCGCTGGAAGTCGGGACACCTGAGTACAAGGCGGTAGCAGAGAGGATTGCCCGCAGAAGGGAGGAGCTATTATGGGACATTGCCACAGACAAGTCTGTGTCCACAGCAGACTATAGCACAGACAAATCAGCTGCGCCCTGCTGCGATCCAAGACACACTGTTTGCCGGTGCCACACGCAGGGCTGA